In Polynucleobacter sp. AP-Ainpum-60-G11, one DNA window encodes the following:
- a CDS encoding barstar family protein, whose product MNNRSENGTTVGFDEHSRAESWDSNDRLETESSAANIYAEGGLSRLQTYAANQVSGKKVTASWRAALAVRDAGPPAMLRSVRPNIVQSIRAFRTPDLQEAATELGQHFIYANCANAMTKGEVLEAIAIAYTFTKQQAKNFDPLLDALTTTVDKSGPQPGFVVVLEGLPCTQKFDKEARETLLDVFRDAVDFWSERRTPYRVFYSFA is encoded by the coding sequence ATGAATAATCGCTCTGAAAACGGCACTACAGTAGGGTTCGACGAACACAGTCGAGCTGAAAGTTGGGATAGCAACGATCGACTTGAAACCGAGTCATCCGCTGCCAACATCTACGCCGAGGGTGGTTTATCTCGTTTACAAACCTATGCAGCAAATCAAGTTTCGGGGAAAAAAGTGACAGCTTCTTGGCGTGCCGCTTTGGCCGTTCGCGATGCCGGACCGCCGGCAATGTTGCGCAGTGTGCGCCCTAATATCGTGCAATCCATTCGTGCTTTCCGCACTCCTGACCTCCAGGAAGCAGCTACAGAGCTTGGTCAACATTTCATTTACGCTAATTGTGCAAATGCCATGACTAAAGGCGAAGTATTGGAAGCGATTGCGATTGCATACACATTTACTAAGCAACAAGCGAAGAATTTTGATCCTTTGCTCGATGCCTTGACGACTACTGTTGATAAGTCTGGCCCGCAACCCGGTTTCGTAGTGGTGCTCGAAGGTTTGCCTTGTACTCAGAAGTTTGACAAAGAAGCTCGCGAGACCCTGTTAGATGTGTTCCGTGATGCTGTGGACTTCTGGTCTGAGCGTCGCACACCATATCGCGTGTTCTATTCTTTTGCTTAA
- a CDS encoding 16S rRNA (uracil(1498)-N(3))-methyltransferase, translated as MPQFYLPGPWETQKPNTLTPELAHHLRVRRIQVGEFFPIFDGKGQIAKAKLLSLSNKSGEAELSDIRQDTHRESPYAITLVQGLAGGDKMDWVVEKAIETGAQVIAPLQCERSVIKLTRSSDAERAQKRLLHWEGIVQAACEQCDRTVLASVEPIQSFESYLQKPQKAKLKLLLSPDTDKSLYSVLIESPPQDVILMIGPEGGHSPEEEAQAQASGYQIVSLGDRVLRTETAGIVAITAVHSIWDSEMQNRLK; from the coding sequence ATGCCTCAATTTTATCTTCCCGGCCCATGGGAAACCCAAAAGCCAAATACCCTCACCCCTGAGCTCGCACATCACCTGCGCGTCCGCCGTATCCAAGTCGGTGAATTCTTCCCCATCTTTGATGGAAAAGGCCAGATTGCCAAGGCTAAGCTACTTTCCTTGAGCAATAAATCTGGGGAAGCAGAGTTGAGTGATATTCGCCAAGATACCCATCGAGAGAGCCCCTACGCCATTACTTTGGTACAAGGTCTGGCTGGTGGCGACAAGATGGATTGGGTTGTTGAGAAGGCCATAGAGACCGGCGCTCAAGTGATTGCACCCCTCCAGTGCGAGCGCTCAGTGATTAAATTGACGCGCTCTAGCGATGCCGAGCGGGCGCAAAAACGCCTCCTCCACTGGGAGGGCATTGTTCAGGCGGCATGCGAACAATGTGATCGCACAGTTTTAGCTTCAGTAGAGCCCATTCAAAGTTTTGAAAGTTATCTACAAAAGCCACAAAAAGCCAAACTTAAGCTACTTTTAAGCCCAGATACTGACAAAAGCTTGTATTCGGTACTCATTGAAAGTCCGCCGCAGGATGTGATTTTGATGATTGGGCCTGAAGGTGGGCATTCTCCAGAAGAAGAGGCTCAAGCTCAAGCCTCTGGATATCAGATTGTTTCTCTAGGTGACCGGGTATTGCGAACTGAGACTGCTGGAATTGTGGCAATCACAGCCGTTCATAGCATTTGGGATTCAGAAATGCAAAATCGCCTCAAATAG